One Novosphingobium sp. EMRT-2 DNA segment encodes these proteins:
- a CDS encoding O-antigen ligase — MGSPGRTHRPVLSADRLGAVPEGPFAKIRGLIEIVAGALALSCGFFFASFDSMEGRAMACLVMGLYLLLLLFRPVPLTFWRAFLPVIGPVLLAMAWIALAPLLAPGAWLAPDMATGNIVGFHAAVMALLAGALIGYRHVPVVRLIDIWLIIVALQLGLSLLMGTGVLAGPFDVPMFRNGRLTGLASNANIQAVLAGIALLLTAARVAARLRHQRQPWRALVRNPGIAAQLGLVILCLAVMLYAGSRFPLFVAGLLLAVLGARALARGGTRGGLLRIALITGLVGVISLAGMADVVVRRLGELDVGAAVRTEMWSRYLAAAWRSPWFGYGPGGFPTLNSMLLPDPLVAEAAWTVNSPHNILLQLLLKGGLPYLLFLLAAAAMVAVPVVRHFSGGRRSLEAWGIALALVFLFANGMIDICLDVPATTCFAMFLAGVLWGTARPVPVVGVSKP, encoded by the coding sequence ATGGGATCTCCAGGTAGGACGCACAGGCCGGTACTGTCTGCCGACAGGCTGGGCGCTGTTCCCGAAGGCCCGTTCGCGAAAATTCGGGGGCTGATCGAGATTGTTGCCGGGGCGTTGGCCCTGTCGTGCGGGTTCTTCTTCGCCTCGTTCGACAGCATGGAGGGTAGGGCAATGGCCTGCCTGGTCATGGGCCTCTACCTGCTGCTGTTGCTGTTCCGCCCTGTGCCTTTGACCTTCTGGCGAGCGTTCCTGCCGGTGATCGGCCCGGTGCTGCTGGCGATGGCGTGGATCGCGCTGGCGCCGCTGCTCGCCCCTGGGGCCTGGCTGGCACCAGACATGGCGACGGGCAACATCGTCGGTTTCCATGCTGCCGTCATGGCGCTGCTGGCAGGCGCGCTGATCGGGTATCGACACGTTCCGGTGGTGCGCCTGATTGATATCTGGCTGATAATCGTGGCGCTCCAGCTCGGTCTGTCTTTGCTCATGGGGACGGGCGTGCTGGCCGGGCCGTTCGACGTTCCCATGTTTCGCAATGGGCGGCTGACCGGTCTGGCGAGCAACGCCAATATCCAGGCGGTTCTGGCCGGCATCGCCTTGTTGCTGACGGCAGCGCGGGTCGCCGCGCGCTTGCGGCACCAGCGGCAACCCTGGCGCGCTCTGGTGCGCAATCCCGGCATAGCCGCGCAGTTGGGGCTGGTCATACTGTGCCTTGCGGTGATGCTCTACGCCGGATCGCGGTTTCCGCTGTTCGTTGCGGGGCTGCTGCTGGCGGTTCTTGGCGCACGCGCGCTGGCGCGCGGCGGAACGCGGGGGGGGCTTCTCCGGATCGCGTTGATAACGGGTCTTGTCGGAGTGATCAGCCTGGCCGGGATGGCCGATGTCGTCGTGCGCCGCCTTGGCGAACTGGACGTTGGCGCCGCTGTGCGGACCGAAATGTGGTCGCGTTATCTCGCAGCGGCGTGGCGCTCTCCATGGTTCGGCTATGGGCCGGGCGGCTTTCCCACGCTCAACAGCATGCTGTTGCCCGATCCGCTGGTGGCCGAAGCGGCGTGGACGGTCAATTCGCCCCACAACATCCTGCTGCAACTGCTGCTGAAAGGCGGTCTGCCCTATCTGCTGTTTCTGCTGGCGGCGGCGGCGATGGTGGCCGTGCCTGTAGTCCGCCACTTTTCGGGCGGGCGACGGTCGCTGGAAGCATGGGGCATTGCGCTGGCTCTCGTCTTTCTGTTCGCCAACGGCATGATCGATATCTGCCTGGACGTGCCGGCGACCACCTGTTTCGCCATGTTCCTGGCCGGCGTGTTATGGGGCACTGCCCGCCCGGTTCCGGTAGTCGGCGTCTCCAAGCCGTGA
- a CDS encoding sialidase family protein, whose amino-acid sequence MTIAPASVHQIGIEAGRTGRRRRSPAGSMARGRVFRAVLLVISLGLGSLALLWGMMPHLFEDSGERVWNPPKSTLGAPRPNEAMAWRPVAIGGGGFITGLSADDAGKTWVARTDVYGAYRWDAAADRWVQLVSARSMPQENVVQAGAAAGVYEIVVAPGDPNRLYMAFMNGVFRSDDGGGHWRRVLGGPGKDEAFALDANSEFRLYGAFMAVSPENPDVVAFGSPDRGLWRSGDGGGHWERVAAVPPARDMRPGKPGVQAPGILVWFRKDGGTTRLWAASAGNGVYAGNADGGGMASVGGPRFVRRGAFAADGSFYAADGEEKRVMRLSGGRWEELTARIADGRVFAAVAVDPAHGTVMVGDQGGRLWCSVDGATWNMASRSAKVGDRDPPWLAIADHAYFATGQIMFDPNRSGRLWTAAGTGVFTAQPASACAPVVWESRTRGIEELVTNDAVSAPGFPPVFAAWDFGIHVKPDLDAFSTGFGPRQRMLIAAQQVDWTPARPGFLVTNASDTRMGCCSEDGQSVLAGYSEDGGRTWTRFASLPTPPGTDPADPWRMSFGTIAVSSDDPDNIVWEPAFNRSPFYTLDRGRTWSRVVLPGEMLPHTGSFKDYWPQRKTLAADRAAPGTFYLLHSGDGDNISLAGVWVTRDKGQRWSRVFAGQVVPDSSRAAKLRAVPGKAGWLFLTNGQPKSRDSRLRRSVDGGKTWTVLEDVDGVDDVAFGKAPRGSDMPTIFVSGRVGGRFGIWRSVDNARTWQRLTGFPLDRLDQVTVIEGDKNVFGRVYVGFTGSGWIYGEPAPCRPGTISAAGEEECSAVEQAR is encoded by the coding sequence GTGACCATAGCTCCGGCCAGCGTGCATCAGATCGGGATCGAGGCTGGCCGCACCGGCCGGCGCAGGCGTTCGCCTGCGGGGTCGATGGCGCGCGGCCGCGTTTTCAGGGCCGTGCTGCTGGTGATCTCTCTCGGGCTGGGCAGCCTTGCCCTGCTGTGGGGCATGATGCCGCATCTGTTCGAGGACAGCGGCGAGCGCGTCTGGAATCCGCCGAAATCGACACTGGGCGCCCCACGCCCGAACGAGGCGATGGCCTGGCGGCCCGTGGCCATCGGTGGCGGGGGGTTCATCACCGGGTTGTCCGCCGATGACGCGGGCAAGACGTGGGTGGCGCGAACCGACGTGTACGGAGCCTATCGCTGGGACGCGGCGGCGGACCGGTGGGTGCAACTGGTCTCGGCCCGGTCGATGCCTCAGGAGAATGTTGTGCAGGCCGGGGCGGCTGCCGGGGTTTACGAGATCGTCGTGGCGCCGGGCGATCCGAATCGGCTGTATATGGCCTTCATGAACGGTGTTTTCCGTTCCGACGATGGCGGCGGCCATTGGCGGCGCGTGCTTGGTGGGCCTGGCAAGGACGAGGCATTCGCGCTGGACGCCAATAGCGAATTTCGCCTCTATGGCGCTTTCATGGCGGTTTCGCCCGAAAATCCGGATGTTGTAGCGTTCGGTTCCCCTGATCGCGGGCTTTGGCGCAGCGGCGATGGAGGCGGCCACTGGGAACGCGTCGCCGCCGTTCCGCCTGCGCGCGATATGCGGCCGGGCAAGCCCGGCGTGCAGGCACCGGGTATTCTGGTGTGGTTCCGAAAGGATGGGGGGACCACACGATTGTGGGCCGCATCCGCGGGGAACGGTGTCTATGCCGGCAATGCCGATGGGGGCGGAATGGCGTCCGTCGGCGGGCCGCGCTTTGTCCGTCGCGGCGCATTTGCGGCCGACGGCTCGTTCTATGCCGCGGATGGCGAGGAAAAGCGCGTGATGCGGTTGTCGGGCGGCCGATGGGAAGAGTTGACCGCCCGTATAGCCGACGGGCGCGTCTTCGCTGCCGTCGCCGTCGACCCGGCGCACGGAACCGTGATGGTCGGCGATCAGGGAGGGCGGCTGTGGTGCTCGGTTGATGGAGCCACATGGAACATGGCCTCGCGCAGCGCCAAGGTCGGGGACCGCGATCCACCGTGGCTGGCCATCGCCGACCACGCCTATTTCGCCACGGGCCAGATCATGTTCGATCCCAACCGGTCCGGCCGGCTGTGGACGGCGGCGGGAACAGGCGTTTTCACCGCGCAACCTGCGTCTGCCTGCGCACCGGTCGTCTGGGAAAGCCGTACCCGTGGGATCGAGGAACTGGTGACCAACGATGCGGTCAGTGCGCCCGGCTTCCCTCCGGTTTTTGCCGCATGGGATTTCGGCATTCACGTCAAACCGGATCTCGATGCCTTTTCGACCGGATTCGGGCCGCGCCAGCGGATGCTGATCGCCGCGCAGCAGGTGGACTGGACTCCCGCGCGCCCGGGCTTTCTGGTCACCAATGCTTCGGATACCCGCATGGGTTGCTGTTCCGAAGACGGGCAGTCGGTACTGGCCGGCTATAGCGAGGACGGGGGGCGGACGTGGACGCGCTTCGCCAGTTTGCCCACGCCGCCGGGCACCGATCCGGCCGACCCCTGGCGCATGTCATTCGGCACGATCGCGGTTTCGTCGGACGATCCCGACAACATCGTGTGGGAACCGGCATTCAACCGCTCGCCCTTCTATACGCTTGACCGTGGCCGGACATGGTCGCGCGTGGTGTTGCCGGGCGAGATGCTCCCGCATACCGGATCGTTCAAGGACTATTGGCCGCAACGGAAGACGCTGGCGGCGGACCGGGCTGCGCCCGGAACGTTCTATCTTTTACACAGCGGCGATGGCGACAACATCTCGCTCGCGGGGGTGTGGGTCACGCGCGACAAGGGGCAGCGCTGGAGCCGTGTTTTCGCGGGGCAGGTCGTGCCAGACAGTTCGCGCGCGGCCAAGTTGCGGGCCGTGCCGGGGAAGGCCGGCTGGCTGTTCCTGACCAACGGGCAACCGAAATCCCGTGATTCGCGACTGCGGCGATCTGTCGACGGTGGCAAGACATGGACCGTTCTGGAGGACGTGGATGGCGTGGACGATGTCGCTTTCGGCAAGGCGCCGCGCGGCTCGGACATGCCCACAATCTTCGTTTCCGGGCGGGTCGGCGGTCGCTTTGGCATCTGGCGGTCTGTCGATAACGCGCGAACCTGGCAGCGGCTGACCGGTTTCCCGCTCGATCGTCTGGATCAGGTGACGGTAATCGAAGGCGACAAGAACGTGTTCGGCAGGGTCTATGTCGGTTTCACCGGTTCCGGCTGGATCTATGGCGAGCCGGCGCCGTGCCGGCCGGGTACGATTTCGGCCGCCGGCGAGGAAGAGTGCAGTGCGGTGGAGCAGGCGCGCTGA
- a CDS encoding WecB/TagA/CpsF family glycosyltransferase, whose amino-acid sequence MVRLISDTTAGTPASDEADVVYIGGIRSSRLTRAELAEVMVNDVSRARAGQLEMPRVVVATNGLVITNYHHDPDFRRLIDQADIVDVDGMPLVLATRLLCKNPVRERVATTDFVRDASAIAAETGVRFFFLGARDDRAAKSAYNLTKAYPGLEVVGTRNGYFTREEEDDICAQIVASGADVLWLGLGSPKQEDFAIRNRHKLAGLGWIRTCGGLFDFYSDFAPRAPAWMQNLGIEWMFRAWQEPRRLGLRYLASNPAAIYHILTKTHD is encoded by the coding sequence ATGGTGCGGCTGATTTCTGATACCACTGCCGGAACGCCTGCTTCCGATGAAGCCGATGTGGTGTACATCGGCGGAATTCGTAGTTCGCGGCTGACGCGTGCTGAATTGGCCGAGGTTATGGTCAACGACGTTTCGCGGGCTCGTGCCGGGCAACTTGAAATGCCGCGGGTGGTCGTTGCGACCAATGGACTGGTCATTACCAACTATCATCACGATCCGGATTTTCGCCGGCTGATCGACCAGGCCGATATCGTCGATGTCGACGGGATGCCGCTGGTGCTGGCGACCCGGCTGTTGTGCAAAAACCCCGTGCGGGAACGCGTTGCGACGACGGATTTCGTGCGCGATGCATCGGCGATCGCGGCGGAAACCGGTGTGCGCTTCTTTTTCCTGGGCGCGCGCGATGACCGCGCCGCAAAGTCCGCGTATAATCTGACCAAGGCCTATCCCGGACTGGAGGTGGTCGGTACGCGGAACGGCTATTTCACCCGCGAGGAAGAAGACGATATCTGCGCGCAGATCGTCGCTTCCGGGGCCGACGTGCTCTGGCTTGGTCTCGGCAGCCCCAAGCAGGAAGATTTCGCCATCCGCAACCGGCACAAGCTGGCCGGCCTCGGCTGGATACGCACCTGCGGCGGCCTGTTCGATTTCTATTCCGATTTTGCGCCTCGCGCACCGGCATGGATGCAGAATCTGGGCATCGAATGGATGTTTCGCGCGTGGCAGGAACCGCGCCGGCTGGGATTGCGGTATCTTGCCAGCAATCCGGCGGCTATCTACCATATCCTGACCAAGACGCACGATTAA